A part of Nitrospirota bacterium genomic DNA contains:
- a CDS encoding branched-chain amino acid ABC transporter permease: protein MTMAGLYIVLALGLNVVVGFAGLLDLGYAAFYAVGAYSYALMSVHFHINFWLAIPLAGILAGAFGFLLGVITLRLRGDYLAIVTLGFIQILHLVLNNWDSVTRGPKGISGIPHPKIGKFIFYQPIDYYYLILAIVVVALFFIQRIKSSRIGRAWDAIREDEIAAEAMGIHTTQMKTLAFAIGAAWAGVCGTFFSAKFGFVSPESFTFFESILILSMVVLGGIGSIPGVILGALVLMILPEMMRGFSNYRMLLFGLAMILMMVLRPQGILGNFRRKIELS, encoded by the coding sequence ATGACCATGGCCGGACTCTATATTGTTCTAGCTCTCGGACTCAATGTCGTGGTCGGCTTTGCAGGTCTCCTTGATCTGGGGTATGCCGCTTTTTATGCCGTAGGGGCGTATAGCTATGCGCTCATGTCGGTTCATTTTCACATCAATTTCTGGCTGGCCATTCCTCTGGCAGGCATATTAGCGGGAGCTTTCGGCTTTTTGCTCGGTGTGATCACGCTTCGGTTGAGAGGTGACTATCTTGCGATCGTGACTCTTGGATTTATTCAGATTCTCCATCTCGTGCTCAACAATTGGGACTCCGTGACACGAGGACCTAAAGGAATATCAGGAATTCCCCATCCTAAAATAGGAAAGTTCATCTTCTATCAGCCGATCGATTACTACTACCTTATATTGGCCATAGTCGTGGTTGCATTATTCTTCATTCAACGAATTAAATCTTCCAGAATCGGTCGAGCCTGGGACGCGATCCGTGAAGACGAAATTGCCGCCGAAGCGATGGGAATCCATACGACGCAGATGAAAACTCTCGCGTTTGCCATTGGAGCGGCCTGGGCGGGCGTCTGCGGGACTTTTTTCTCGGCTAAATTCGGTTTTGTTTCGCCCGAAAGTTTTACTTTTTTTGAATCGATTTTGATTTTATCTATGGTAGTATTGGGTGGTATCGGGAGTATACCGGGGGTTATTTTGGGCGCGTTGGTCTTAATGATTCTGCCAGAAATGATGCGGGGATTTTCCAATTACCGAATGCTCCTTTTCGGATTGGCCATGATACTCATGATGGTCCTTAGGCCGCAGGGAATTCTCGGCAATTTTCGAAGAAAAATAGAATTATCATAA
- a CDS encoding branched-chain amino acid ABC transporter permease, which produces MFLQQVINGLILGSIYALIALGYTMVYGILELINFAHGEIYMIGAYLSIISFGFFTTMGITQHYLILSLILSFFFSALFCAAYGFTMEKLAYRPLRQAHRLSPLISAIGVSIFLQNYVMLTQGSGDLVFPHRFTVGELYFSGIRITVLQLVILGSAIVLMGSLYFLVQNTLIGKAMRATAQDKVMSNLLGIDTDLIISVTFVLGSLLAAAAGMMVAMYYGTVNFFIGYIAGIKAFTAAVLGGIGSIPGAMLGGLLLGMVESLGAGYISSEYKDLFAFLILILVLLFRPSGLLGSPLKEKV; this is translated from the coding sequence ATGTTTTTACAGCAAGTCATCAATGGTTTGATACTGGGTTCGATCTATGCATTGATTGCTCTAGGTTACACGATGGTCTATGGCATTCTCGAGCTGATCAACTTTGCCCATGGTGAAATTTATATGATCGGAGCCTATCTTTCGATCATTTCCTTTGGTTTTTTTACGACGATGGGGATCACGCAGCATTATTTGATTCTCTCGCTGATTTTATCTTTTTTTTTCTCCGCGCTATTTTGCGCGGCCTATGGTTTTACCATGGAGAAATTGGCCTATCGGCCGTTGCGGCAGGCTCATCGGCTCTCTCCGCTGATCTCTGCAATCGGCGTCTCCATTTTTCTACAAAATTATGTTATGCTCACCCAGGGTTCCGGAGATCTTGTCTTCCCCCATCGTTTCACTGTCGGTGAACTTTACTTCTCAGGTATTCGGATCACCGTGCTTCAGCTTGTGATATTGGGATCCGCGATTGTTTTGATGGGCTCCCTCTACTTTCTTGTTCAAAACACCTTAATCGGAAAAGCCATGAGGGCCACCGCGCAGGACAAGGTGATGTCCAATCTCCTGGGGATTGACACCGATCTCATCATTTCTGTCACCTTTGTCCTCGGATCCCTGCTGGCTGCCGCGGCCGGAATGATGGTCGCCATGTATTATGGAACCGTCAATTTCTTTATCGGATATATTGCCGGTATTAAGGCATTTACGGCCGCCGTTTTGGGTGGTATCGGGAGCATTCCCGGGGCGATGTTAGGCGGGCTCCTTCTGGGAATGGTTGAAAGCCTGGGAGCAGGTTATATTTCAAGCGAATATAAGGATCTTTTTGCATTTTTGATATTGATTCTGGTTCTCCTCTTCAGACCTTCCGGTTTATTGGGCTCTCCTCTTAAAGAAAAAGTGTAG
- a CDS encoding tetratricopeptide repeat protein: MTDQTDDKIKTIMQLAMAEKWEEARFRVRELIQNAPLDPGIKVLQADIENISGNEKEALRQLKEILRAHPEYGPAHYSTGVLHARQGRWDQAKSFFIKSIGLFDPDQREMLSDAWLQLGVAHWEQRNPGEAIEAWYRALSFNPAQWKAREYLEEFTPDYSQPKMLGAPEYFRKFQEIQVQSYLVQHGKTEFDSLEEADMLFRKMTEAWNAIPEKWKLEDLAEIERTRYFRSVTLI; encoded by the coding sequence ATGACCGATCAAACGGATGATAAAATCAAAACGATTATGCAGCTCGCCATGGCAGAAAAGTGGGAAGAAGCCAGGTTCAGGGTTCGAGAATTGATCCAGAACGCGCCTCTGGATCCGGGAATCAAGGTCCTTCAGGCAGATATCGAAAATATATCCGGAAATGAAAAAGAAGCCTTGCGTCAGCTTAAGGAGATTTTGAGAGCCCACCCGGAATACGGTCCCGCTCATTATAGTACTGGCGTCCTTCATGCACGCCAGGGGCGATGGGACCAGGCAAAATCTTTTTTTATCAAATCGATCGGCCTCTTCGACCCAGATCAGAGGGAAATGCTCTCGGATGCCTGGCTTCAGTTAGGGGTGGCGCATTGGGAACAGCGGAATCCCGGCGAAGCCATTGAAGCCTGGTACCGCGCGCTTTCTTTTAATCCGGCTCAATGGAAAGCAAGAGAATACCTCGAAGAGTTTACTCCCGACTACAGTCAACCCAAAATGTTAGGAGCTCCGGAATATTTTCGGAAATTTCAGGAGATTCAGGTCCAAAGCTATCTTGTCCAACACGGTAAAACCGAATTCGACTCATTGGAAGAGGCCGATATGCTTTTTCGAAAAATGACGGAAGCCTGGAATGCAATTCCGGAAAAATGGAAACTTGAAGATCTGGCCGAGATTGAAAGGACGCGATATTTCAGATCCGTGACTTTAATTTGA
- a CDS encoding LEA type 2 family protein encodes MVRRFYLSLLFLSLASGGCSPNLIKPDLALQEIELTGVSFSSIDLAFLIKVTNPNSVGVTVDKLNYRLELNEETLGAGELITPISLKESGSEVVTLPFSTSINGLSHLLRTILGESDVNYKLTGKVVLSKFWTKREFPFESKGMVPLNRTTFHH; translated from the coding sequence ATGGTCCGACGGTTTTACCTATCTCTTTTATTTCTTTCCCTTGCGTCAGGCGGCTGCTCACCGAATTTAATCAAGCCCGATCTGGCACTCCAGGAAATTGAGCTGACCGGCGTCTCATTTTCTTCGATTGATCTTGCCTTTTTGATCAAAGTGACCAATCCCAATTCTGTGGGGGTCACGGTAGATAAATTGAATTATCGTCTCGAATTAAATGAGGAGACGCTCGGCGCCGGCGAACTCATAACCCCCATTTCTCTAAAGGAATCTGGGTCCGAAGTGGTTACACTCCCCTTCTCAACTTCGATTAACGGTCTTTCCCATCTTCTTAGAACAATTTTGGGAGAAAGCGACGTGAATTATAAGCTAACCGGGAAAGTTGTTTTATCGAAATTCTGGACGAAAAGAGAATTCCCTTTTGAAAGCAAGGGGATGGTCCCGCTCAACCGCACCACATTCCATCATTAG